A portion of the Bombina bombina isolate aBomBom1 chromosome 11, aBomBom1.pri, whole genome shotgun sequence genome contains these proteins:
- the NUDT1 gene encoding oxidized purine nucleoside triphosphate hydrolase has product MFTSKLLTLVLVVQPQKILLGMKKRGFGAGLWNGFGGKVQTGEAIEAAARRELWEESGLTVDKLQKIGQIKFEFVGSTEILDVHVFRADDFCGEPTESEEMRPQWFELDNIPFDGMWPDDVLWIPLLLQNKKFLGYFKFQGHDTILDYTLKEVEDI; this is encoded by the exons ATGTTTACATCAAAGTTACTCACCTTGGTCCTGGTTGTTCAACCACAGAAAATTTTGCTGGGCATGAAGAAACGAGGGTTTGGTGCTGGTCTTTGGAATGGTTTCGGTGGGAAAGTCCAAACTGGGGAGGCAATAGAAGCGGCAGCCAGAAG AGAGTTATGGGAAGAAAGTGGACTAACGGTAGACAAACTACAGAAAATTGGGCAGATTAAATTTGAATTTGTTGGTAGCACTGAGATTTTGGATGTGCATGTATTCCGCGCCGATGACTTTTGTGGAGAACCCACTGAAAGTGAAG aaATGCGTCCGCAATGGTTTGAACTGGACAATATACCGTTCGATGGAATGTGGCCTGATGATGTACTTTGGATACCGCTTTTGCTTCAAAATAAAAAGTTCCTGGGATACTTTAAATTCCAAGGTCATGACACCATTTTGGACTACACGTTAAAAGAAGTGGAAGACATCTGA